The following are from one region of the Littorina saxatilis isolate snail1 linkage group LG4, US_GU_Lsax_2.0, whole genome shotgun sequence genome:
- the LOC138965439 gene encoding 2-hydroxy-1,4-benzoquinone reductase-like isoform X2 has translation MGSQAGEVLKLLVVMSTTREGRMGSRVVKFIQNELGAKYDITILDPKELDLPLVRMPIHHYDDRTQAPQVLLDIEAKLKAAEAFLFVTAEYNGSVPPALSSLLDHFPPGHTLFGYKPSGIVSYSMGSFGGMMGTVPLRQLLNAMGTVAVPESVHVPQVHSSLDEDGKVQGNDHLKSGLESLDTQLGWYAHSMKEYRKIHGVPKL, from the exons ATGGGATCTCAGGCCGGAGAGGTGCTCAAATTGCTGGTGGTCATGTCCACAACACGAGAGGGGAGGATGGGGTCACGTGTGGTCAAGTTCATCCAGAATGAACTGGGGGCCAAGTATGACATCACCATTCTGG ATCCTAAGGAGCTGGACCTCCCATTGGTGAGAATGCCGATACATCACTACGACGATCGCACCCAAGCCCCTCAGGTGCTCCTGGACATCGAAGCCAAGTTGAAGGCGGCTGAGGCTTTCCTGTTTGTGACCGCAGAGTACAACGGCAGTGTCCCTCCCGCCCTCAGCAGTCTGCTGGACCACTTCCCTCCCGGACACACTCTCTTTGGCTACAAGCCTTCGGGCATCGTCTCGTATTCCATGG GGAGCTTCGGCGGGATGATGGGGACCGTCCCCCTGCGGCAACTGCTGAACGCGATGGGCACAGTGGCTGTTCCAGAAAGCGTGCACGTGCCGCAGGTCCACAGTAGTCTGGACGAGGACGGCAAGGTACAGGGCAACGACCACCTCAAGTCTGGACTGGAGTCTCTCGACACGCAGCTGGGCTGGTACGCTCACTCCATGAAGGAGTACAGAAAGATCCACGGCGTGCCTAAGTTGTAG
- the LOC138965439 gene encoding 2-hydroxy-1,4-benzoquinone reductase-like isoform X1 has protein sequence MIRHWLVHNWFHHILVTVGILAVFGAYKVTLQRMGSQAGEVLKLLVVMSTTREGRMGSRVVKFIQNELGAKYDITILDPKELDLPLVRMPIHHYDDRTQAPQVLLDIEAKLKAAEAFLFVTAEYNGSVPPALSSLLDHFPPGHTLFGYKPSGIVSYSMGSFGGMMGTVPLRQLLNAMGTVAVPESVHVPQVHSSLDEDGKVQGNDHLKSGLESLDTQLGWYAHSMKEYRKIHGVPKL, from the exons ATGATAAGGCACTGGCTGGTGCACAACTGGTTCCACCATATACTTGTCACT GTCGGTATCTTGGCTGTGTTCGGAGCGTACAAAGTCACACTGCAAAGGATGGGATCTCAGGCCGGAGAGGTGCTCAAATTGCTGGTGGTCATGTCCACAACACGAGAGGGGAGGATGGGGTCACGTGTGGTCAAGTTCATCCAGAATGAACTGGGGGCCAAGTATGACATCACCATTCTGG ATCCTAAGGAGCTGGACCTCCCATTGGTGAGAATGCCGATACATCACTACGACGATCGCACCCAAGCCCCTCAGGTGCTCCTGGACATCGAAGCCAAGTTGAAGGCGGCTGAGGCTTTCCTGTTTGTGACCGCAGAGTACAACGGCAGTGTCCCTCCCGCCCTCAGCAGTCTGCTGGACCACTTCCCTCCCGGACACACTCTCTTTGGCTACAAGCCTTCGGGCATCGTCTCGTATTCCATGG GGAGCTTCGGCGGGATGATGGGGACCGTCCCCCTGCGGCAACTGCTGAACGCGATGGGCACAGTGGCTGTTCCAGAAAGCGTGCACGTGCCGCAGGTCCACAGTAGTCTGGACGAGGACGGCAAGGTACAGGGCAACGACCACCTCAAGTCTGGACTGGAGTCTCTCGACACGCAGCTGGGCTGGTACGCTCACTCCATGAAGGAGTACAGAAAGATCCACGGCGTGCCTAAGTTGTAG